The following coding sequences are from one Natrarchaeobaculum sulfurireducens window:
- a CDS encoding DUF7490 domain-containing protein encodes MNRESLLAIVALVVVVAALSTLGLSGAIAAPEESETDAALDAPPALLEVTIAADDVASETATLEVDTYLEDRGVAAENVTIVHRTTNTDTSLIEDTTALEVGIVEPDTEDVVTGTIDVPREGSHEIETFVYVDGMRVESTTHRISGLDSLTPAYAETGLDFHRFGEDGASPLADVPAIEYSIESADGETATLDVSSYLTNGGDETADELEVELKARQADSNIVADRKTVDVGAVDSGNTATPSATLEVPDEYRYQLDAILWLDGTIVATDRAGADLRPESVVENASDADERGLDAGDFEEDDEALEAVEEDAADDSARDVPDEEAEDAGDATPGFGPIVVAAALLGVLALTRRKNQ; translated from the coding sequence ATGAACCGCGAGTCCCTCCTCGCGATCGTCGCCCTCGTGGTCGTGGTCGCTGCGCTTTCGACGCTCGGCCTTTCGGGTGCGATCGCAGCTCCTGAAGAATCCGAGACTGACGCCGCTCTCGATGCCCCACCGGCGCTGCTCGAAGTGACGATCGCCGCCGACGACGTCGCTAGCGAGACGGCAACGCTCGAGGTCGACACCTACCTCGAAGACCGCGGCGTGGCGGCCGAAAACGTAACCATCGTGCACCGAACGACGAACACGGACACGAGTCTGATCGAAGATACAACCGCGCTCGAGGTCGGCATCGTCGAGCCCGACACCGAGGACGTCGTTACCGGGACGATCGACGTTCCACGGGAGGGCTCTCACGAGATCGAAACGTTCGTCTACGTCGACGGGATGCGCGTCGAATCGACGACCCACCGGATTTCGGGACTCGACTCGTTGACACCCGCATACGCCGAGACGGGCCTCGACTTCCATCGCTTCGGCGAGGACGGCGCCAGTCCGCTCGCGGACGTGCCGGCGATCGAGTACTCGATCGAGTCGGCCGACGGCGAGACGGCCACACTCGACGTTTCGAGCTATCTCACCAACGGCGGCGACGAGACTGCCGACGAACTCGAGGTCGAACTGAAAGCTCGCCAGGCGGACTCGAACATCGTCGCCGACCGGAAGACGGTCGACGTCGGTGCCGTCGATTCGGGGAACACCGCCACCCCGTCGGCGACGCTCGAGGTCCCCGACGAGTACCGATATCAGCTCGACGCGATCCTCTGGCTCGACGGCACGATCGTTGCAACTGATCGAGCAGGTGCGGATCTGCGCCCCGAGTCAGTCGTCGAGAACGCGAGCGACGCCGACGAACGCGGCCTCGACGCTGGCGACTTCGAAGAGGACGACGAGGCGCTCGAGGCCGTCGAGGAAGATGCGGCTGACGACTCCGCTCGTGACGTCCCCGACGAGGAAGCCGAAGACGCTGGCGACGCCACGCCCGGGTTCGGACCCATCGTGGTCGCGGCTGCACTACTCGGCGTACTTGCGCTCACCCGGAGGAAAAATCAATGA
- a CDS encoding DUF5305 domain-containing protein, protein MRSTPTDTDDVNGDRERRLRLRTLFWKHRTTIAVALVLVLTLGAWVSYGVYADPGETTEERLEYSWTATGEVDHAAPVVDSTAAYPEKDVLENEPLYYTAISPTAEGAFVGGYDAASGEDVAVSLVVDLHYRAVEPDEGTVYWNERERLTNVNETDVDPGEPVTATFEMNVSAVSDRIDEIETDLEASPGQTEIRLEVDREIGGTIDGTEQLAADSVTVPIEYDGSTYAFDTEGDLDESHESFRTETVAASYGPARSVGGPLLALLGAGGLSGVALASRRVPEPTTAEREWLAYRNDVAEFDEVIVPATLPESVLEKPHAAVPSLAALAELGIDTGEAIVHDRETGRYLVAVDDVAYVYDPPSVPSSRPRRTDDVTAAVPLEFPRAAPSGERTSTDGHDVEERPHDDSDMAGTVAHDDESASVTAGQDVGSSGRPATKTRSTSARRRTEDAEESTGSNSSDGATDRVDDR, encoded by the coding sequence ATGCGTTCGACACCGACCGACACCGACGACGTGAACGGGGACCGGGAGCGACGACTCCGGCTCCGAACCCTGTTCTGGAAGCACCGAACAACGATCGCGGTCGCCCTCGTGCTCGTCCTCACACTCGGCGCGTGGGTGAGCTACGGCGTCTACGCCGATCCGGGAGAGACCACGGAAGAGCGACTCGAGTACAGCTGGACCGCGACGGGCGAGGTCGACCACGCGGCCCCGGTGGTCGACTCGACGGCGGCCTATCCCGAGAAGGACGTCCTCGAGAACGAGCCGCTGTACTACACGGCAATCTCGCCGACTGCCGAGGGGGCGTTCGTCGGCGGCTACGATGCTGCCAGTGGTGAAGACGTCGCCGTGTCGCTCGTCGTCGACCTCCACTACCGTGCGGTCGAACCCGACGAGGGCACGGTCTACTGGAACGAGCGAGAGCGACTGACGAACGTCAACGAAACCGACGTCGACCCCGGCGAGCCAGTCACCGCGACGTTCGAGATGAACGTCTCCGCCGTCAGCGACCGGATCGACGAGATCGAGACGGACCTCGAGGCGAGCCCAGGTCAAACCGAGATCCGCCTCGAGGTCGACCGCGAGATCGGGGGGACGATCGACGGGACCGAGCAGCTCGCGGCCGACAGCGTGACGGTCCCGATCGAGTACGACGGCTCGACGTACGCGTTCGACACCGAGGGTGACCTCGACGAATCCCACGAATCGTTCCGAACCGAAACCGTCGCTGCCTCCTACGGCCCCGCTCGAAGCGTTGGCGGCCCACTGCTCGCCCTGCTCGGTGCTGGGGGGCTTTCGGGCGTCGCCCTGGCTTCACGTCGGGTTCCCGAACCGACGACCGCTGAACGTGAGTGGCTCGCCTACCGCAACGACGTGGCCGAGTTCGACGAGGTGATCGTCCCCGCAACGCTCCCGGAATCGGTGCTCGAGAAGCCACATGCGGCCGTCCCGTCGCTGGCCGCACTCGCCGAGTTGGGGATCGATACCGGCGAAGCGATCGTCCACGATCGGGAGACGGGACGGTATCTGGTAGCCGTCGACGACGTAGCCTACGTCTACGATCCCCCGTCGGTGCCGTCGAGCCGCCCCCGTCGTACGGACGACGTGACGGCCGCCGTCCCACTCGAGTTCCCGCGAGCCGCCCCATCCGGTGAGCGTACGTCGACCGATGGTCACGACGTCGAGGAGCGACCCCACGACGACTCCGATATGGCCGGGACGGTGGCCCATGATGACGAGTCAGCGTCGGTCACGGCGGGCCAGGACGTCGGTTCGAGCGGCCGTCCAGCCACAAAGACTCGTTCGACGTCCGCGAGAAGACGGACTGAGGACGCCGAGGAGAGTACAGGGTCGAACTCGAGCGATGGAGCGACAGATCGGGTCGACGACCGCTGA
- a CDS encoding PGF-pre-PGF domain-containing protein, whose translation MKRLALGLLAAAVVCLLVATAGGQVFSNNVDHVHANITAEPHPGPNGAYAFVDNETGELVIDLTADNDAGDGDGINYEALTGVTDVFTLTYTGDEFTYVWLEHDSDYVTVYADGNASNAIEGEDNKTLLTPDYDTVAVGFTTDTRDLETIEPIIDSVTINTKVPDEDEPPSDPGASPSPPADPCPAGPSVDVEIPKKTTRAVSVTDVDPCQTATIELLEYDVGAGVTLEELDASFVTDEDVEIEVDPDGERKTTPFDEPGMASIGDVAVDGPDESIEDVEYRYALEEDWLERKAVDPDSVAIYGDDGDDWIELETERLEATNGTVASVATDDGFSRYVVAADAPTLEGERTDDAGDPIQPSSDGGTAITETDEPVTPEPEDEDADRSDAAGSAAVVGLVAGALVVIALGVLAHRRSTA comes from the coding sequence ATGAAACGACTTGCACTCGGACTTCTCGCGGCCGCTGTAGTCTGTCTGCTCGTCGCCACCGCTGGGGGGCAGGTCTTTTCGAACAATGTGGACCACGTCCACGCAAACATCACCGCCGAACCCCATCCTGGTCCGAACGGGGCCTATGCGTTCGTCGACAACGAGACCGGCGAACTCGTGATCGACCTCACCGCGGACAACGACGCGGGTGACGGTGACGGCATCAACTACGAGGCACTGACCGGAGTCACCGACGTCTTCACGCTCACCTATACCGGCGACGAGTTCACGTACGTCTGGCTCGAGCACGACTCCGACTACGTCACCGTCTACGCGGACGGAAACGCGTCAAACGCTATCGAGGGGGAAGACAACAAGACGCTCCTCACGCCGGACTACGACACGGTTGCGGTCGGTTTCACGACCGATACCCGGGATCTCGAGACGATCGAGCCGATCATCGATTCGGTGACGATCAACACGAAAGTCCCGGACGAAGACGAGCCCCCGTCCGACCCTGGGGCCTCACCATCGCCACCAGCCGATCCCTGTCCCGCCGGGCCGAGCGTCGACGTCGAGATACCCAAGAAGACGACTCGAGCGGTTTCCGTAACCGACGTCGACCCCTGCCAAACCGCCACGATCGAACTTCTCGAGTACGACGTCGGAGCCGGCGTGACCCTCGAGGAACTGGACGCCTCGTTCGTGACCGACGAAGACGTGGAAATCGAGGTCGACCCCGACGGGGAGCGAAAGACGACGCCGTTCGACGAACCCGGAATGGCCTCGATCGGCGACGTCGCCGTCGACGGCCCCGACGAGTCCATCGAGGACGTGGAGTACCGATACGCCCTCGAGGAGGACTGGCTCGAGCGGAAGGCGGTCGACCCCGATTCTGTGGCTATCTACGGAGACGACGGCGACGACTGGATCGAACTCGAGACGGAACGGCTCGAGGCGACGAACGGAACGGTCGCGTCGGTCGCGACCGACGATGGCTTCTCGCGATACGTCGTGGCGGCCGACGCGCCGACACTCGAGGGCGAGCGAACTGACGACGCTGGCGACCCGATCCAACCGAGTTCCGACGGTGGGACAGCTATCACCGAGACGGACGAGCCAGTGACGCCCGAGCCTGAAGACGAGGATGCCGACCGAAGCGATGCCGCCGGCTCGGCGGCGGTCGTCGGTCTCGTCGCCGGGGCGCTGGTCGTCATTGCTCTCGGTGTACTGGCCCACCGCCGGTCGACAGCATGA
- a CDS encoding DUF1102 domain-containing protein, with the protein MQRRKFVIGVGALASGAAAAVGTGAFTSVEASRDVGVELAEDANAYLALTAERDDIISDDGSDGTLSIDLGSEETDEGGAGFNDDAVTEIDGVFRIENQGTQDSVSLDLDESDVQDGVTFKLQEDTIDAGEGTLVDVTVDTLNEDPEKEDGTLVVGAEA; encoded by the coding sequence ATGCAACGACGCAAATTCGTCATTGGAGTAGGAGCACTGGCATCAGGAGCAGCTGCGGCAGTCGGTACGGGCGCGTTCACGAGTGTCGAGGCGAGCCGTGACGTGGGTGTTGAACTTGCGGAAGACGCAAACGCCTATCTTGCCCTAACTGCCGAACGCGACGACATTATTAGCGATGATGGAAGCGATGGAACCTTGAGTATCGACCTCGGCTCTGAAGAGACTGACGAAGGCGGAGCCGGATTTAACGACGACGCAGTGACCGAAATCGATGGTGTGTTCAGGATCGAAAATCAGGGGACACAGGACAGTGTTTCCCTTGATCTCGATGAAAGTGACGTCCAAGACGGAGTCACATTCAAGCTTCAGGAAGATACGATCGACGCGGGCGAAGGGACGCTGGTCGATGTGACAGTCGATACGCTGAACGAAGACCCCGAAAAAGAAGATGGAACCCTCGTCGTCGGTGCGGAGGCCTGA
- a CDS encoding Rid family detoxifying hydrolase — translation MKRVTETDDAPAAVGAYSQAATDGSLLFTAGQIPLTPDGDLLDDEPIEAQTEQALDNLVAILEAEGVDPVDVLKVTVFLDDIDDFEAMNETYAGYFDDEPPARSAIEVGALPKGVGVEIEAVASLE, via the coding sequence ATGAAACGCGTAACTGAAACCGACGACGCACCCGCCGCCGTCGGCGCGTACAGCCAGGCTGCGACCGATGGCTCGCTGCTATTCACCGCCGGACAGATCCCGCTCACCCCCGACGGGGACCTGCTGGACGACGAGCCGATCGAAGCCCAGACCGAACAGGCGCTCGACAACCTCGTCGCCATCCTCGAAGCGGAGGGAGTCGACCCCGTGGACGTGCTCAAGGTAACCGTCTTCCTCGACGATATCGACGACTTCGAGGCGATGAACGAGACCTACGCCGGCTACTTCGACGACGAACCGCCAGCTCGAAGCGCCATCGAAGTCGGCGCGCTCCCCAAAGGCGTCGGCGTCGAAATCGAAGCTGTCGCCAGCCTCGAGTAA
- the ilvA gene encoding threonine ammonia-lyase, protein MLELSDLLEAHERVRETSRHTPLERSHTYSAMTGADVHLKLENFQRTGAFKIRGATNRIATLSADQKDAGVVTASAGNHAQGVALAATRAGVDAKIVMPEYAPIAKVKATRNYGAEVVLSGSDYAEAAERAHEIEREENRTYVHAFDDEMVMAGQGTIGLEILEDCPDLDTVVVPIGGGGLISGIATAIKEQKPDTRVIGVQADGASSAARSLEKGERISLDGVDTIADGIATRSVGEETFAHIQEYVDEIVTVSDPEIAVTIVYLLERSKTMVEGAGAVPLAAVLFEAFDYEPDETIVAALCGGNIDLNTLTNVVVRGLVETGRYLKIRTVLKDRPGALEDLLDIFTAHRANIYAIHHDRTSRDVNMSDTEVEIELEMRGPDHVEAFLADLREAGYEVDVLV, encoded by the coding sequence ATGCTCGAACTCTCAGACCTCCTCGAGGCTCACGAACGGGTTCGCGAGACATCGAGGCATACACCGCTCGAGCGTTCGCACACCTACTCGGCGATGACTGGCGCCGACGTCCACCTGAAACTCGAGAACTTCCAGCGGACGGGGGCGTTCAAGATCCGCGGGGCGACGAACCGGATCGCGACGCTGTCGGCCGACCAGAAAGACGCAGGCGTCGTGACCGCGAGCGCGGGCAACCACGCCCAGGGAGTCGCGCTCGCGGCCACCCGCGCGGGTGTCGACGCGAAGATCGTGATGCCCGAGTACGCCCCCATCGCGAAGGTGAAAGCGACGCGAAACTACGGCGCCGAGGTCGTCCTCTCGGGAAGCGACTACGCCGAGGCTGCCGAACGCGCCCACGAGATCGAACGCGAAGAGAACCGAACCTACGTCCACGCCTTCGACGACGAGATGGTGATGGCCGGCCAGGGCACCATCGGGCTCGAGATCCTCGAGGACTGTCCCGACCTCGACACCGTCGTCGTCCCCATCGGCGGCGGCGGGCTGATCAGTGGCATCGCGACGGCGATCAAAGAACAGAAACCCGACACACGCGTGATCGGCGTCCAGGCCGACGGTGCCTCGAGTGCCGCCCGATCGCTCGAGAAGGGCGAGCGAATCTCGCTCGATGGTGTCGATACGATCGCCGACGGGATCGCCACCCGGAGCGTCGGCGAGGAGACCTTCGCACATATCCAGGAGTACGTCGACGAGATCGTCACCGTCTCCGACCCCGAGATCGCCGTCACCATCGTCTACCTCCTCGAGCGATCGAAGACGATGGTCGAGGGTGCGGGTGCGGTCCCGCTTGCAGCCGTCCTCTTCGAGGCGTTCGACTACGAGCCAGACGAGACGATCGTCGCTGCACTCTGTGGGGGGAACATCGACCTCAACACGCTCACGAACGTCGTCGTCCGCGGGCTGGTCGAAACCGGGCGCTATCTGAAGATCCGCACCGTCCTCAAAGATCGCCCCGGCGCGCTCGAGGACCTTCTCGATATCTTCACCGCTCACCGGGCGAACATCTACGCGATCCACCACGACCGGACCTCCCGGGACGTCAACATGAGCGACACTGAAGTCGAGATCGAACTCGAGATGCGCGGGCCCGACCACGTCGAGGCGTTCCTCGCCGATCTGCGCGAAGCGGGCTACGAAGTCGACGTCTTGGTGTAA
- the solA gene encoding N-methyl-L-tryptophan oxidase has product MSDRYDVIVLGVGGMGSAAAAHLADRGADVLGLERYDIPHSYGSSHGHSRIFRLAYHEHPGYVPLLERAAELWDELDAEHDRQLLYRTGSITAGPADGDLVGGARRSCETHDLEYDHLSSAALADRYPGYQLPASYEAIYQPDGGFLVPEQCTVAHVNRAQRAGATIRARERVVDWRPTDDGVRVETDYGPYEADRLVVTAGAWAARFIDALEGVLEPERQVLAWLQPDDPDQFAPDRFPVWVLENPDGLYYGFPVHHVPGFKFGRYHHRQEVVDPDAFEREPTQADERLLRGFAEEHFPDAAGPTLRLSTCLFTNTPDEHFVLDRLPDHPQVVVGAGFSGHGFKFASVVGEILADLALEGETDHEIGTFSLDRF; this is encoded by the coding sequence ATGAGCGACCGCTACGACGTGATCGTCCTCGGCGTCGGCGGCATGGGGAGTGCGGCGGCCGCCCACCTGGCCGACCGCGGTGCCGACGTGCTCGGCCTCGAGCGCTACGATATTCCTCACAGCTACGGCTCCTCGCACGGCCACTCCCGGATCTTTCGACTCGCCTACCACGAGCACCCGGGATACGTACCGCTGCTCGAGCGAGCCGCCGAACTCTGGGACGAGTTAGACGCCGAGCACGACCGACAGCTACTGTATCGAACCGGCTCGATCACCGCCGGGCCTGCCGACGGCGACCTCGTCGGCGGCGCTCGACGGTCGTGTGAGACCCACGATCTCGAGTACGACCACCTCTCGAGTGCAGCACTTGCCGACAGGTATCCGGGTTACCAGCTTCCCGCGTCGTACGAAGCGATCTATCAGCCCGACGGCGGCTTTCTGGTCCCCGAGCAGTGTACGGTCGCCCACGTGAACCGGGCCCAGCGAGCCGGAGCGACCATCCGTGCCCGCGAACGCGTCGTCGACTGGCGGCCTACGGACGACGGCGTCCGGGTCGAAACCGACTACGGGCCATACGAGGCAGACCGACTCGTCGTGACAGCCGGCGCGTGGGCCGCCCGATTCATCGACGCTCTCGAGGGCGTCCTCGAGCCGGAACGGCAGGTCCTCGCCTGGCTCCAGCCCGACGACCCAGACCAGTTCGCGCCCGACCGGTTCCCCGTCTGGGTTCTCGAGAATCCCGACGGTCTGTACTACGGGTTTCCCGTCCACCACGTTCCGGGCTTCAAATTCGGCCGCTATCATCACCGACAAGAAGTCGTCGACCCCGACGCGTTCGAACGCGAGCCCACCCAGGCCGACGAACGGCTCCTCAGAGGATTCGCCGAGGAGCATTTCCCCGATGCCGCCGGGCCGACGCTGCGACTCTCGACGTGCCTGTTCACCAACACGCCCGACGAACATTTCGTTCTCGACCGACTCCCCGACCACCCGCAGGTCGTCGTCGGTGCCGGTTTCTCCGGTCACGGCTTCAAGTTCGCCAGCGTCGTCGGTGAGATCCTCGCCGACCTCGCACTCGAGGGCGAGACCGATCACGAGATCGGGACGTTCTCGCTGGATCGGTTCTAA
- a CDS encoding signal peptidase I: protein MIRWVMSRGLQLLVLTAVVALLAGQLLGQPVLLGFVETGSMEPTIETGDGFVAVPSQLVGEPEPGDVVVFDAQEIEGGGLTTHRVVDETDTGYVTQGDANPFTDQDSAEPPVQDAQVVATALQVDGSVVTINSLGTAVMTIGETLERGQTWLAATFGVRSFLGTTGLAYLLLGLSVVLYALETIRERRDRSPRDGGSDSGERALEELDPRLLAAGFALVVVVAASAAMLVPAGTHSYDVVSAEFESDRPLVIEQGTTEEIPHEIPNGGFVPIVSYVEPGSGSVGVDLESTTVGPRSEGETTVAIEAPEETGYYPTYVTEHRYLYVLPAPVLDVLYDVHPWVPFVAINAILGGGLYLLGRYLLGPADPRARRATIRERGPRRSILRRLY, encoded by the coding sequence ATGATTCGATGGGTGATGAGCCGCGGGCTACAACTACTCGTCCTTACAGCGGTCGTGGCCCTGCTGGCCGGGCAGCTACTGGGACAGCCAGTGCTGCTTGGGTTCGTCGAGACGGGGAGCATGGAACCGACGATCGAAACCGGCGACGGGTTCGTCGCGGTTCCGAGCCAGCTCGTCGGCGAGCCCGAACCGGGCGACGTTGTCGTCTTCGACGCCCAGGAGATCGAAGGCGGCGGGCTGACGACCCATCGCGTCGTCGACGAAACCGACACCGGCTACGTCACGCAAGGGGACGCCAACCCGTTCACCGACCAGGACAGCGCTGAGCCGCCCGTCCAGGACGCCCAGGTCGTCGCGACCGCGTTGCAGGTCGACGGGAGCGTGGTCACGATCAACTCCCTCGGAACCGCCGTCATGACGATCGGCGAGACGCTCGAGCGGGGCCAGACCTGGCTGGCGGCGACGTTCGGGGTGCGGTCGTTCCTCGGGACAACAGGGCTCGCATACCTGCTGCTCGGACTCTCGGTCGTCCTCTATGCGCTCGAGACGATCCGCGAGCGCCGCGACCGATCCCCTCGAGATGGAGGGAGCGACAGCGGCGAGCGGGCACTCGAGGAACTCGACCCCCGACTGCTCGCGGCCGGGTTCGCGCTCGTCGTCGTCGTGGCCGCGTCGGCGGCGATGCTCGTTCCCGCCGGGACCCACTCGTATGACGTCGTCAGCGCGGAGTTCGAGTCCGATCGCCCGCTGGTGATCGAACAGGGGACGACCGAAGAGATTCCGCACGAGATTCCGAACGGCGGCTTCGTCCCGATCGTTTCGTACGTCGAACCCGGCAGTGGGTCCGTGGGCGTCGACCTCGAGTCGACGACCGTCGGCCCGCGCTCGGAGGGCGAAACCACCGTCGCCATCGAAGCGCCCGAGGAGACCGGTTACTACCCGACGTACGTCACGGAGCACCGATACCTGTACGTCCTCCCGGCACCCGTCCTCGACGTCCTCTACGACGTCCACCCCTGGGTGCCGTTCGTCGCGATCAACGCGATACTCGGCGGTGGGCTCTACCTCCTCGGGCGATACCTGCTCGGCCCCGCCGATCCACGCGCGAGACGGGCAACGATTCGCGAGCGTGGTCCCCGCCGATCGATCCTCCGGCGACTCTACTGA
- the citZ gene encoding citrate synthase, producing MADDLRKGLEGVLVAESELSSIDGDAGRLIYRGYSIEELAEGASYEEVVYLLWHGRLPTEDELESFVESINEEREVSEDVLATMERLAAADEEPMAALRTAVSMFSASEPEGDADPDDLEAALRKGRRITAKVPTALAAFERYRLGEEPVDPHPDLGLAANFLYMLSGEAPDEVAAETFDQALILHADHGLNASTFTSMVIGSTKADIYSAVTGGVAALSGPLHGGANQDVMEVLFEIDESGLDPLEWVEQATEEGRRIPGFGHRVYNVKDPRAKILQRRSEELAETGESKWYDITTTIEEYLTDEKGLVEKGIAPNVDFYSGSVYYQLGIPIDMYTPIFAMSRVGGWVGHVLEYQEDNRLIRPRARYTGAEDEEFVPVDER from the coding sequence ATGGCAGACGACCTCAGGAAAGGGCTGGAGGGTGTCTTAGTTGCAGAGTCCGAACTCAGCTCGATCGACGGTGATGCCGGCCGGCTGATCTACCGCGGCTACTCGATCGAGGAGCTCGCAGAAGGCGCGAGCTACGAGGAAGTCGTGTATCTCCTCTGGCACGGTCGCCTCCCGACTGAAGACGAACTCGAGTCGTTCGTCGAGTCGATCAACGAAGAGCGGGAGGTCAGCGAGGACGTACTCGCGACGATGGAGCGACTCGCGGCTGCCGATGAAGAGCCGATGGCCGCACTCCGTACTGCAGTGTCGATGTTCTCCGCGAGCGAGCCCGAAGGCGACGCCGACCCCGACGACCTCGAAGCAGCGCTTCGCAAGGGCCGACGAATTACGGCGAAAGTCCCGACCGCGCTCGCGGCGTTCGAGCGCTACCGCCTCGGTGAGGAGCCTGTCGACCCCCATCCTGACCTGGGACTTGCGGCGAACTTCCTGTACATGCTCTCGGGCGAAGCACCCGACGAGGTCGCCGCCGAGACGTTCGACCAGGCGCTCATCCTCCACGCCGATCACGGGCTGAACGCCTCGACGTTCACGTCCATGGTAATCGGATCGACGAAGGCGGACATCTACAGCGCCGTCACCGGCGGCGTGGCCGCCCTCTCCGGGCCACTCCACGGCGGCGCGAATCAGGACGTCATGGAAGTCCTATTCGAGATCGACGAGAGCGGACTCGATCCCCTCGAGTGGGTCGAACAGGCGACCGAGGAGGGCCGTCGCATCCCCGGCTTCGGCCATCGCGTCTACAACGTCAAGGACCCGCGCGCGAAGATCCTCCAGCGCCGGAGCGAGGAACTCGCCGAGACCGGCGAGTCGAAGTGGTACGACATCACAACGACGATCGAAGAGTACCTCACCGACGAGAAGGGGCTCGTCGAGAAGGGGATCGCTCCCAACGTCGACTTCTACTCCGGCTCGGTGTACTACCAGCTCGGCATCCCGATCGACATGTACACGCCCATCTTCGCGATGAGCCGCGTCGGCGGCTGGGTCGGTCACGTCCTCGAGTACCAGGAGGACAACCGCCTCATCCGCCCCCGCGCCCGCTATACGGGCGCAGAAGACGAGGAGTTCGTCCCCGTCGACGAGCGATAG
- a CDS encoding DUF5807 family protein, which produces MTDPRAEFLAGERLDDVALFLAESYVSDDRLEEFGERVDGGVVIVVDGERGRNAFRAATGTDAMAFAQSAMALEGLVDSDLAGGQCPEAPTDEDEHAVQFVFAFAEERNEDAGGIYAEGDVVHAYARCRCGTSYSDRWTVLDSA; this is translated from the coding sequence ATGACCGATCCACGCGCAGAGTTTTTGGCGGGCGAGCGGTTGGACGACGTCGCACTGTTTCTCGCAGAGTCGTACGTTTCCGACGATCGACTCGAGGAATTCGGCGAGCGCGTCGACGGCGGTGTCGTGATCGTGGTCGACGGCGAGCGCGGCCGGAACGCGTTTCGGGCGGCGACAGGGACCGATGCGATGGCGTTTGCCCAGTCCGCGATGGCGCTCGAGGGGCTCGTCGATAGCGACCTCGCGGGCGGGCAGTGTCCAGAGGCGCCGACCGACGAGGACGAACACGCGGTGCAGTTCGTCTTCGCGTTCGCCGAGGAACGAAACGAGGACGCGGGTGGCATCTACGCCGAGGGCGACGTCGTCCACGCGTACGCCCGCTGTCGCTGTGGCACCTCCTATTCGGATCGCTGGACTGTTCTCGACTCGGCGTGA
- a CDS encoding gamma-glutamylcyclotransferase family protein yields MYVFVYGTLTDRERVDEVLEPDTDAFAGEATLEGFHRVDGRYPTLAPGGHVVGRLLEVDDYALRRLDRYESVDSGLYVRVTVPFDAERGEAAVYVGDPSRLGLEAVDWPAGPTLESQVRRYVAEAEPTLVRGA; encoded by the coding sequence GTGTACGTCTTCGTCTACGGAACGTTGACCGATCGCGAGCGAGTCGACGAGGTACTCGAGCCCGATACGGACGCGTTCGCCGGCGAAGCAACGCTCGAGGGGTTTCACCGGGTCGATGGCCGCTACCCGACGCTCGCTCCGGGTGGGCACGTCGTGGGACGACTGCTCGAGGTCGACGACTACGCCTTGCGGCGACTCGATCGGTACGAGAGCGTCGACAGCGGCCTCTACGTCCGCGTGACGGTACCGTTCGACGCCGAACGTGGCGAGGCGGCAGTGTACGTCGGAGATCCAAGCCGACTCGGCCTCGAAGCCGTCGACTGGCCAGCGGGGCCGACGCTCGAGAGCCAGGTACGACGGTACGTCGCCGAAGCCGAACCCACGCTCGTACGGGGCGCATGA
- a CDS encoding helix-turn-helix transcriptional regulator, which translates to MRDNTFNTESALEELSRAAPPDQSSESYDRSPDRTTKSAEDVERELEELLDSVIDALPVGEVAFDDALVKENLDELLLMLIALHEETHGDELLTDLECVFDAHLSPGTVYPRLHELEDRDVLSMHAKVRTKEYSIVDPDYVRDTVEGTMMQHLAFGMLLYAFLNRY; encoded by the coding sequence ATGCGTGACAACACGTTCAACACCGAGTCCGCACTCGAGGAACTCTCGAGGGCGGCACCCCCAGACCAGTCGTCGGAATCGTACGATCGGTCTCCTGATCGGACCACCAAATCGGCCGAAGACGTCGAACGGGAACTCGAGGAGTTACTTGATTCCGTCATCGACGCGCTTCCGGTCGGCGAAGTCGCGTTCGACGACGCTCTCGTCAAGGAGAACCTGGACGAACTGCTCTTGATGCTCATCGCACTCCACGAGGAAACCCACGGAGACGAACTGCTGACTGACCTCGAGTGCGTCTTCGACGCCCATTTGAGCCCTGGAACCGTCTATCCCCGCCTCCACGAGTTAGAAGACCGTGACGTCCTCTCGATGCACGCGAAAGTCCGGACGAAAGAGTACTCGATCGTCGATCCTGACTACGTCCGTGATACCGTTGAAGGGACGATGATGCAACACCTCGCGTTCGGGATGTTGCTCTACGCCTTCCTCAATCGGTACTGA